A portion of the Candidatus Goldiibacteriota bacterium genome contains these proteins:
- a CDS encoding phosphohydrolase, with translation MTIETAKKEYYELLNTALKREGVKELAAYLERHGFFKAPASTKFHLCSEGGLLIHSVGVAKTALKIKPVLLPSYPDESVILCCLFHDAHKVTDGFGQATYNKNNGATKEQQPYFWNKNQMSFSGAHKSLLLINKFVELTREEMQAIAYHDGPYVPSFEDIKGNVYPLTHLIHFADLWSTWVNERGLGNNFDIQKFLDDKETLF, from the coding sequence ATGACAATAGAAACCGCTAAAAAAGAGTACTATGAACTTCTTAATACGGCATTAAAACGCGAAGGCGTAAAAGAACTTGCCGCGTATCTGGAACGCCACGGTTTTTTTAAAGCGCCCGCATCCACCAAATTTCACCTTTGCAGCGAAGGCGGCCTTTTAATTCACTCCGTTGGAGTTGCAAAAACAGCGCTTAAAATCAAGCCTGTTTTGCTTCCCTCTTATCCGGATGAATCTGTCATTTTGTGCTGCCTTTTTCATGACGCCCATAAAGTGACAGACGGCTTTGGACAGGCCACATATAATAAGAATAACGGCGCCACAAAAGAACAGCAGCCGTATTTCTGGAACAAGAATCAAATGTCTTTTTCCGGCGCGCATAAAAGCCTGCTTTTAATAAATAAATTTGTTGAACTTACAAGGGAAGAAATGCAGGCTATCGCCTACCACGACGGCCCGTATGTCCCGTCTTTTGAGGATATTAAAGGAAACGTGTACCCGCTGACCCACCTTATACACTTTGCTGATTTATGGTCAACCTGGGTTAATGAAAGGGGTTTAGGTAATAATTTTGACATACAGAAATTTCTGGATGATAAAGAGACGCTGTTTTAA
- a CDS encoding PAS domain S-box protein, with translation MKLDKKLNAYFIITIITLSSLMAASFVFMELRHIKESLNERAELIINELASNIEFSLFVRNYDEVEKRVNDVLKNEDVVFCVLKDNYGQIIYENGDKGARNVRHFKKEILREKAREQSEETIFGISAETKEPLGTVQINVSDSSGRKAIALILLLGMAVTLIVIITALLFSRYFLNKLVAAPVQKLMEGTKKIAGGDFSYKVQAHTDDEIGILGEAFNKMTGQLSTTLVSKDFIESIFTSMAEALIVADKDGRITMANKAAEEMTGLSEDELKGTSVYGYFMLLDMQKSAEIEGNIETVCFSKRGKIPVLFGAAFLKSKDNNINGYACAATDISRIKETENSLKNALFKIEKYTGELEESNMKLKELDRLKSSFLSMVSHELRTPLTSIKGYLAFLLRGATGPITETQKDYLESISRNSERLLKLINDLVDLTKMEKGTFAVNKTKSDIVKVMNKCIKEMEPMLASMKLKIITNYESASIELQADEYRLSQVFINVINNAVKFSPADSAITVTVVSGDAEKFNVPQDNLNAGLYGKKCCKVSIKDQGIGMEKQYVNRVFDRFYQIEDINTRKYQGLGLGLNIARNIVEAHGGSIWADSEGKGKGTVFEILIPVE, from the coding sequence ATGAAACTTGATAAAAAGTTAAACGCTTATTTTATAATTACGATAATAACCTTAAGTTCTCTTATGGCGGCAAGTTTTGTTTTTATGGAATTAAGGCATATAAAGGAATCGCTTAACGAAAGGGCGGAACTTATCATTAATGAACTTGCTTCTAATATAGAATTTTCCCTGTTTGTACGTAATTATGACGAAGTGGAAAAGAGGGTGAATGACGTACTTAAAAATGAAGATGTGGTCTTTTGTGTGCTTAAAGATAATTACGGCCAGATTATCTATGAAAACGGGGATAAAGGCGCGCGCAATGTCCGTCATTTTAAAAAAGAGATATTAAGGGAAAAGGCCAGGGAACAAAGCGAAGAAACAATTTTTGGCATAAGTGCCGAAACAAAAGAACCGCTTGGAACAGTGCAGATTAATGTATCTGATTCAAGCGGCAGAAAAGCAATTGCGCTCATACTTCTTCTTGGCATGGCTGTGACTTTAATTGTCATAATAACCGCGCTGCTTTTCAGCAGGTATTTTCTTAACAAACTGGTGGCTGCCCCCGTTCAAAAACTTATGGAAGGGACAAAAAAAATAGCTGGCGGAGATTTCAGTTATAAAGTTCAGGCGCATACGGATGATGAAATTGGAATTCTGGGCGAGGCTTTTAATAAAATGACCGGGCAGCTTTCCACTACTCTTGTATCAAAGGACTTTATTGAAAGTATATTCACGTCAATGGCCGAAGCTCTTATAGTTGCCGATAAGGACGGCAGAATCACTATGGCTAATAAAGCTGCCGAGGAGATGACCGGATTAAGCGAAGATGAGTTAAAAGGCACGTCTGTATACGGATACTTTATGCTGTTGGATATGCAGAAGTCCGCCGAAATTGAAGGGAATATTGAAACTGTCTGTTTTTCAAAACGCGGCAAAATACCGGTGCTTTTTGGAGCCGCTTTTCTTAAATCTAAGGATAACAACATAAACGGCTATGCCTGCGCGGCAACGGATATAAGCAGGATTAAAGAAACGGAAAACAGCCTTAAGAACGCTTTGTTTAAAATAGAAAAATATACCGGAGAACTGGAAGAAAGCAATATGAAACTTAAGGAACTTGACAGATTAAAGAGCAGTTTTTTGTCAATGGTATCGCACGAACTTAGGACGCCGCTTACTTCCATAAAGGGTTATCTTGCATTCCTGCTAAGGGGGGCGACAGGGCCTATAACAGAGACTCAGAAAGATTATCTGGAATCAATAAGCAGAAATTCAGAGCGGCTGTTAAAACTGATCAATGACCTTGTAGACTTAACTAAGATGGAAAAGGGGACGTTCGCTGTAAATAAAACCAAAAGTGATATTGTAAAAGTAATGAATAAATGTATAAAAGAAATGGAACCTATGCTGGCATCCATGAAGCTAAAAATTATAACAAATTATGAATCCGCTTCTATAGAACTGCAGGCGGATGAATACAGGTTAAGCCAGGTGTTTATAAATGTAATCAATAACGCTGTGAAATTCTCTCCCGCGGATTCGGCGATTACAGTTACAGTTGTTTCAGGTGATGCGGAAAAATTTAATGTACCGCAGGACAATTTAAACGCCGGCTTATACGGGAAAAAGTGCTGTAAAGTGTCAATTAAAGATCAGGGAATTGGTATGGAAAAACAGTACGTTAACAGGGTGTTTGACAGGTTTTACCAGATAGAAGATATAAATACCCGTAAATATCAGGGCCTTGGGCTTGGGTTGAATATAGCAAGAAATATTGTGGAAGCACACGGGGGCAGTATATGGGCGGACTCTGAAGGAAAGGGAAAAGGGACAGTTTTTGAAATTTTAATACCTGTCGAATAA
- a CDS encoding TonB-dependent receptor — translation MKKVLFFSAALVLFYGFVFSADFQQYAQAEGAGVSEEIWFMKIPEVITASKTSESLNKAPAIVYVMTREDIKLSGAKSLAEILKRVPGMRISVRETSLLGSRGFTSDQNDKFLFLIDGTPITNIMQDGTYNFIDMPNLNMVEKIEVVKGPASTLWGSDATFGIVNIITRSGSDVDGITDTVDYSTANNQITGNVLAGGKMDAGSYLFSLTYTESSGYAFGVNHNEGNTVYQWGNEKDVIQSGFVNPPLEENKGPRLLDYSPSFELYSKADLGDFILKGRVSYMAQKYLWNTNYDYKMTDAAMKHMFLEIERNYNLADGISLSTKIDGHGLMYERGIPVSYAQGVTWVAADIETMTEMGFSTEAILHAEVADIHRVLAGIKFSRINIGPDTRIEYLPDMSDSGNVGYLYVVTLKPAIDNTVGAYLEDNIDLTDNLTLVGGLSCEYNDLREMGINLMPRAAAVYQINNEISAKYAYNTGYGRPPAQKKFGRYFGHAQKSEKIQEHDVQVMFNNKTLSISATGFNYYIMDYLTWYDDGTEDPVTHVHMNAGHYNKGVAISNGIELSARGSLGKDLSLYGNYMFAEIEINGSIPVGEPKHVYNAGVDWYLTGDISVNLNVNGFVDMYHGKSADGRDLYWSGWQEQLVDLTVVAENIFDRFSVTVYGNNLLNNKVHVGMTGYPGYTYLGGLSAGAKISASF, via the coding sequence ATGAAAAAAGTTCTGTTTTTTTCGGCGGCATTGGTGCTTTTTTACGGTTTTGTTTTTAGTGCTGACTTTCAACAGTACGCGCAGGCTGAAGGTGCGGGTGTTTCCGAAGAAATCTGGTTTATGAAAATACCCGAAGTTATAACCGCGTCAAAAACAAGTGAAAGCTTAAACAAGGCGCCGGCCATAGTGTATGTGATGACAAGGGAGGATATAAAACTGTCCGGGGCTAAAAGCCTTGCGGAAATTTTAAAACGTGTCCCGGGTATGCGCATATCTGTCCGTGAAACTTCCCTTTTAGGGTCGCGTGGTTTTACATCCGATCAGAACGACAAATTCCTTTTTCTTATTGACGGTACGCCTATAACCAACATAATGCAGGACGGGACATATAATTTTATAGATATGCCTAATTTGAACATGGTGGAAAAAATAGAGGTTGTAAAAGGACCGGCTTCCACGTTGTGGGGTTCTGACGCCACTTTTGGAATTGTAAACATTATCACAAGAAGCGGTTCGGATGTTGATGGAATTACAGATACAGTGGATTATTCAACAGCTAATAATCAGATAACCGGAAATGTTTTGGCTGGCGGAAAAATGGATGCGGGAAGCTATTTGTTTTCTCTGACTTACACTGAAAGCAGCGGGTATGCTTTTGGCGTAAATCACAATGAAGGCAATACCGTTTATCAGTGGGGCAATGAAAAAGATGTTATCCAGAGCGGGTTTGTAAATCCGCCGCTTGAGGAAAATAAAGGGCCAAGGCTTCTGGATTATTCGCCAAGTTTTGAACTTTACAGCAAAGCTGACCTGGGAGATTTTATTTTAAAAGGTCGCGTTTCGTATATGGCGCAAAAGTATCTTTGGAATACAAATTATGATTATAAAATGACTGATGCCGCCATGAAACACATGTTTCTTGAAATTGAAAGAAACTACAATTTAGCAGATGGTATTTCGCTGTCCACAAAAATTGACGGGCATGGCCTTATGTATGAAAGGGGAATTCCTGTTTCATATGCTCAAGGCGTAACCTGGGTGGCGGCTGATATTGAAACAATGACAGAGATGGGTTTTTCCACAGAAGCCATACTGCACGCTGAAGTTGCTGATATACACAGAGTTTTAGCCGGAATTAAATTTTCAAGGATAAATATAGGGCCTGATACGCGTATTGAATATCTGCCTGATATGTCTGATTCCGGTAATGTGGGGTATTTATATGTAGTGACCCTTAAACCCGCGATTGATAATACCGTAGGGGCTTACCTGGAAGATAATATTGATTTAACTGACAATCTGACGCTTGTGGGCGGGCTAAGCTGCGAATACAACGATTTAAGGGAAATGGGAATTAATTTAATGCCAAGGGCAGCTGCTGTTTATCAGATAAATAATGAAATTTCCGCAAAATACGCGTACAACACGGGTTATGGCAGGCCGCCGGCGCAGAAGAAATTTGGCAGGTATTTTGGGCACGCGCAGAAATCCGAAAAAATTCAGGAACATGACGTGCAGGTAATGTTCAATAATAAAACTTTAAGTATTTCAGCTACCGGTTTTAATTATTATATTATGGATTACCTTACCTGGTACGATGACGGCACAGAAGATCCGGTTACGCACGTTCATATGAACGCCGGCCACTATAATAAAGGCGTGGCTATAAGCAATGGTATTGAATTAAGCGCGCGCGGCAGTTTAGGCAAAGATTTGTCCTTGTATGGTAATTATATGTTTGCAGAGATTGAAATAAACGGCAGTATTCCTGTTGGAGAGCCCAAGCACGTGTATAATGCCGGTGTTGACTGGTACTTAACGGGCGATATTTCCGTAAATTTAAATGTAAACGGATTTGTTGACATGTATCACGGAAAAAGCGCTGATGGAAGGGATTTGTACTGGAGCGGATGGCAGGAGCAACTGGTTGACCTGACCGTGGTTGCGGAAAACATATTTGACCGTTTTTCAGTAACAGTATACGGCAACAATCTTTTAAACAATAAGGTTCATGTAGGCATGACCGGCTATCCGGGATACACGTACCTTGGAGGGCTGTCAGCAGGAGCTAAAATTTCAGCAAGTTTCTAA